From Paracoccus aminovorans, one genomic window encodes:
- a CDS encoding methyltransferase domain-containing protein → MHHDVYELRKFYYTRALGRVVQRVLRDRLTGMWPPEQTQGMTVAGYGFAAPLLRPWLGRARRVTALMPGPQGVMAWPAGLPNCSVLCEETAWPVDTGSVDRLVLLHALETADHPAALMDEAWRALGPGGRMLVMVPNRAGLWARSETTPFGFGRSYTAGQLEAQARAAGFVPEGTGAALYIPPSDRRFWLKSAQMWERAGLRISQVLVAGVVLSEFSKQVQAPVGRGRRVSVPSPLDVLEGIARPRPVGQGARRIARNRG, encoded by the coding sequence ATGCATCACGACGTCTACGAGCTACGGAAGTTCTATTATACCCGCGCATTGGGCCGGGTGGTGCAGCGGGTGCTGCGCGACCGGCTGACCGGGATGTGGCCGCCCGAGCAGACCCAGGGCATGACCGTCGCCGGCTACGGTTTCGCCGCGCCCCTGCTGCGGCCCTGGCTGGGGCGGGCGCGGCGGGTGACCGCGCTGATGCCGGGGCCGCAAGGGGTGATGGCCTGGCCGGCGGGCCTGCCCAACTGCTCGGTCCTGTGCGAGGAGACCGCCTGGCCGGTCGACACCGGCAGCGTGGACCGGCTGGTGCTGCTGCATGCGCTGGAGACGGCCGACCACCCTGCCGCGCTGATGGACGAGGCCTGGCGCGCGCTGGGGCCGGGCGGGCGGATGCTGGTGATGGTGCCCAACCGCGCCGGGCTGTGGGCCAGGTCCGAGACCACGCCTTTCGGCTTCGGCCGCAGCTATACCGCCGGCCAGCTCGAGGCGCAGGCGCGGGCGGCGGGCTTCGTGCCCGAGGGGACGGGGGCCGCGCTCTACATCCCGCCCTCGGACCGGCGCTTCTGGCTGAAGAGCGCGCAGATGTGGGAACGCGCCGGGCTGCGCATCAGCCAGGTGCTGGTCGCCGGCGTGGTGCTGTCCGAGTTCAGCAAGCAGGTCCAGGCCCCGGTCGGCCGCGGCAGGCGCGTAAGCGTGCCGAGCCCGCTGGACGTGCTGGAGGGCATCGCCCGGCCCAGGCCGGTGGGCCAGGGCGCGCGCCGCATCGCCCGCAACCGGGGCTAA
- a CDS encoding alpha/beta fold hydrolase: MSGLHLRRWPGNEDRPALALHCMMGNASYWGPIARDLRTSVQIEAPDLPGHGQSPDWDGGPPDYHTVVTRAVAELITRPLDLIGHSMGATVALRIAVAAPEAVRSLTLIEPVLFAAAPDAANDRLLDRIGARFAAGEAAEAARDFLAIWGGVDWESQTEAGKARLTRQIRLVQASNEALRRDSAHILRDGGLEAIDAPVLIVMGAESPPVIPAIADALAARLPDVGRARVPGAGHMLPITHPHQVAELIGLNLQRA, from the coding sequence GTGAGCGGGCTGCACCTGCGCCGCTGGCCGGGCAACGAGGATCGCCCGGCGCTGGCGCTGCATTGCATGATGGGCAATGCCTCGTATTGGGGGCCGATCGCGCGCGACCTGCGCACAAGCGTGCAGATCGAGGCGCCCGACCTGCCCGGACACGGCCAGAGCCCGGATTGGGACGGCGGTCCGCCCGATTACCATACCGTCGTGACCCGGGCGGTGGCGGAGCTGATCACACGACCGCTGGATCTGATCGGCCACAGCATGGGCGCCACCGTGGCCCTGCGCATCGCCGTCGCCGCGCCCGAGGCCGTGCGCAGCCTGACCCTGATCGAACCGGTGCTATTCGCCGCGGCACCCGATGCCGCGAACGACCGGCTGCTGGACCGGATCGGCGCCCGGTTCGCGGCCGGCGAAGCGGCCGAGGCGGCGCGCGATTTCCTGGCCATCTGGGGCGGCGTCGACTGGGAATCGCAGACCGAGGCCGGCAAGGCGCGGCTGACGCGGCAGATCCGGCTGGTGCAGGCCAGCAACGAAGCCCTGCGCCGCGATTCCGCGCATATCCTGCGCGACGGCGGGCTGGAGGCCATCGACGCCCCGGTCCTGATCGTCATGGGCGCGGAGTCGCCACCGGTGATCCCGGCCATCGCCGATGCGCTGGCGGCGCGCCTGCCCGACGTGGGTCGCGCCCGGGTGCCGGGCGCGGGGCATATGCTGCCGATCACCCATCCGCATCAGGTGGCGGAACTGATCGGCCTGAACCTGCAGCGGGCCTGA
- the clpA gene encoding ATP-dependent Clp protease ATP-binding subunit ClpA produces the protein MPSFSTSLEQAIHGALALANDHHHELATLEHLLLALTEEPDAVKVMRACNVDLDELRRMLVEFIEDDLSTLITDVEGSEAVPTAAFQRVIQRAAIHVQSSGRTEVTGANVLVAIFAERESNAAFFLQELDMTRYDAVNFIAHGVAKNPSFSENRPVQGAEGQEQAQAEAAPAKDETALAKYCVDLNRKATKGDVDPLIGRADEVERCIQVLCRRRKNNPLLVGDPGVGKTAIAEGLALKITRGETPDVLAGSTIFSLDMGALLAGTRYRGDFEERLKAVVKELEEHPDAILFIDEIHTVIGAGATSGGAMDASNLLKPALAGGKLRCMGSTTYKEFRQHFEKDRALSRRFQKIDVNEPTVPDAIKILMGLKPSFEKHHDLRYTNDAIKSAVELASRYINDRKLPDSAIDVIDEAGAAQHLVSESKRRKTIGPKEIEAVVAKIARIPPKSVSKDDAAVLKDLDATLKRLVFGQDAAIEALASAIKLARAGLREPEKPIGNYLFAGPTGVGKTEVAKQLASSLGVELLRFDMSEYMEKHAVSRLIGAPPGYVGFDQGGLLTDGVDQHPHCVLLLDEIEKAHPDVYNILLQVMDHGKLTDHNGRQVDFRNVILIMTSNAGASDMQKAAIGFGREKRVGEDTAAIERTFTPEFRNRLDAIISFAALSREVVVHVVEKFVLQLEAQLIDRGVHIELTPEAANWLAEKGYDENMGARPLGRVIQETIKKPLAEELLFGRLTKGGVVRVRIENDKPVFDITGPETPKISSSKPPLLTAD, from the coding sequence GTGCCTTCCTTTTCGACCTCGCTGGAACAGGCCATCCACGGCGCGCTCGCGCTGGCCAACGACCATCACCATGAGCTTGCCACGCTCGAGCACCTGTTGCTTGCGCTGACGGAAGAGCCCGATGCCGTCAAGGTGATGCGGGCCTGCAACGTCGATCTGGACGAATTGCGCCGGATGCTGGTCGAGTTCATCGAAGACGACCTGTCGACCCTCATCACCGATGTCGAGGGGTCCGAGGCCGTTCCCACCGCCGCCTTCCAGCGCGTGATCCAGCGCGCGGCGATCCATGTGCAAAGCTCGGGCCGGACCGAGGTGACGGGCGCGAACGTACTGGTCGCCATCTTCGCCGAGCGGGAATCGAACGCCGCCTTCTTCCTGCAGGAACTGGACATGACCCGCTATGACGCGGTGAATTTCATCGCCCATGGCGTGGCCAAGAACCCCTCCTTCTCAGAGAACCGGCCGGTGCAGGGCGCCGAGGGTCAGGAGCAGGCCCAGGCCGAAGCCGCGCCCGCCAAGGACGAGACCGCGCTGGCCAAATATTGCGTGGACCTGAACCGCAAGGCCACCAAGGGCGACGTCGATCCGCTGATCGGCCGCGCCGACGAGGTCGAGCGCTGCATCCAGGTGCTTTGCCGCCGGCGCAAGAACAACCCGCTGCTGGTGGGTGATCCGGGCGTCGGCAAGACCGCCATCGCCGAGGGACTGGCGCTGAAGATCACCCGCGGCGAGACCCCCGACGTGCTGGCCGGCTCGACCATCTTCTCGCTCGACATGGGCGCGCTGCTGGCCGGCACCCGCTATCGCGGCGATTTCGAGGAGCGGCTGAAGGCCGTGGTCAAGGAGCTGGAAGAGCATCCCGACGCCATCCTCTTCATCGACGAGATCCATACCGTGATCGGTGCCGGCGCCACTTCGGGCGGGGCGATGGACGCCTCGAACCTGCTGAAGCCGGCGCTGGCCGGCGGCAAGCTGCGCTGCATGGGCTCGACCACCTACAAGGAGTTCCGCCAGCATTTCGAAAAGGACCGCGCCCTGTCGCGGCGCTTCCAGAAGATCGACGTGAACGAGCCGACCGTGCCCGACGCGATCAAGATCCTGATGGGGCTGAAGCCCAGTTTCGAAAAGCACCACGACCTGCGCTATACCAATGACGCGATCAAGTCGGCGGTGGAACTGGCCAGCCGCTACATCAACGACCGCAAGCTGCCCGACAGCGCCATCGACGTGATCGACGAGGCCGGCGCCGCCCAGCACCTGGTCAGCGAAAGCAAGCGCCGCAAGACCATCGGCCCGAAAGAGATCGAGGCCGTGGTCGCCAAGATCGCCCGCATCCCGCCGAAAAGCGTCTCCAAGGACGATGCGGCGGTGCTGAAGGATCTGGACGCGACGCTGAAGCGCCTGGTCTTTGGCCAGGACGCGGCGATCGAGGCGCTGGCTTCGGCGATCAAGCTGGCGCGCGCCGGCCTGCGCGAGCCGGAAAAGCCGATCGGCAACTATCTCTTCGCCGGCCCCACCGGCGTCGGCAAGACCGAGGTGGCCAAGCAACTCGCATCGTCGCTGGGCGTCGAACTGCTGCGCTTCGACATGTCCGAATACATGGAGAAACACGCGGTCAGCCGGCTGATCGGCGCGCCTCCGGGCTATGTCGGCTTCGACCAGGGCGGTCTGCTGACCGATGGCGTCGACCAGCATCCGCATTGCGTGCTGCTGCTCGACGAGATCGAAAAGGCGCATCCGGATGTCTACAACATCCTGTTGCAGGTCATGGACCACGGCAAGCTGACCGACCACAACGGCCGGCAGGTGGACTTCCGCAACGTGATCCTGATCATGACCTCGAACGCGGGCGCCTCGGACATGCAAAAGGCCGCCATCGGCTTCGGCCGCGAAAAACGCGTGGGCGAGGATACCGCCGCCATCGAGCGCACCTTCACGCCCGAGTTCCGCAACCGGCTGGACGCGATCATCAGCTTCGCCGCCCTGTCGCGCGAGGTGGTGGTCCATGTGGTCGAGAAGTTCGTGCTGCAACTGGAAGCCCAGCTCATCGACCGCGGCGTCCATATCGAACTGACCCCGGAGGCTGCGAACTGGTTGGCCGAAAAGGGCTATGACGAAAACATGGGCGCCCGCCCGCTGGGCCGCGTGATTCAGGAAACGATCAAGAAGCCCTTGGCCGAAGAGCTGCTGTTCGGCCGCCTGACCAAGGGCGGCGTGGTCCGGGTCCGCATCGAGAACGACAAACCGGTCTTCGACATCACCGGCCCTGAAACGCCCAAGATCAGCAGTTCCAAGCCGCCTTTGCTGACGGCCGACTGA
- the gloB gene encoding hydroxyacylglutathione hydrolase, whose translation MPLELVPVRCLTDNYAWLLHGNGRTALIDAPEAAPILEELAARGWTLDLIALTHHHADHIQAVPELVGMTGARVMGNAADAARLPPLDLPVRPGETARICDEPAHVIEVSGHTIGHIAFHLPDSAMVFTADSLMALGCGRLFEGDAETMWASLSRLNALPAETLVCSGHDYCRGNGAFALSVDPENADLRRRLAETAAGQRPCAPATLAEERATNPFLRVEALRDSLGFAGETDARVFAELRLRKDRF comes from the coding sequence ATGCCGCTGGAACTGGTGCCCGTCCGCTGCCTGACCGACAACTATGCCTGGCTGCTGCACGGCAACGGCCGGACCGCGCTGATCGACGCCCCCGAAGCCGCGCCGATCCTCGAGGAGCTCGCCGCGCGCGGCTGGACGCTGGACCTGATCGCACTGACCCATCACCACGCCGACCACATCCAGGCCGTGCCCGAACTGGTCGGCATGACCGGCGCCCGCGTGATGGGGAATGCCGCCGACGCCGCCCGCCTGCCGCCGCTGGACCTGCCCGTCCGCCCCGGCGAGACGGCGCGGATCTGCGACGAGCCCGCCCATGTGATCGAGGTATCGGGCCATACCATCGGCCACATCGCCTTCCACCTGCCGGATTCGGCCATGGTCTTCACCGCCGACAGCCTGATGGCGCTCGGCTGCGGCCGGCTGTTCGAGGGCGACGCCGAGACGATGTGGGCCTCGCTGTCGCGGCTGAACGCGCTGCCGGCCGAGACGCTGGTCTGCTCGGGCCACGACTATTGCCGCGGCAACGGCGCCTTCGCGCTGTCGGTCGATCCCGAGAATGCCGATCTGCGCCGAAGGCTCGCCGAGACCGCCGCCGGCCAGCGCCCCTGCGCGCCCGCGACCCTGGCCGAAGAGCGCGCCACCAACCCCTTCCTGCGGGTAGAGGCCCTGCGCGATTCCCTGGGATTCGCCGGCGAAACGGACGCCCGGGTCTTCGCCGAGCTTCGACTCAGGAAGGACAGGTTCTGA
- a CDS encoding F0F1 ATP synthase subunit gamma, with product MPSLKDLKNRIGSVKNTRKITKAMQMVAAAKLRRAQEAAEAARPYADRMASVMAGLTASAAGSDNAPRLLAGTGEDRRHLLVVMTSERGLAGGFNSSIVKLARQRLNDLQAQGKQVEILTVGKKGREQLKREYGNLFVHHVDMSEVKRIGYENARGIADEILDRFDAGGFDVATLFYNRFESVISQVPTARQIIPAVIEDAGEAGASSLYDYEPDEHAILNDLLPRSVATQVFAALLENAASEQGARMSAMDNATRNAGDMINKLTTEYNRTRQAAITKELIEIISGAEAL from the coding sequence ATGCCCAGCCTCAAGGATCTCAAGAACCGGATCGGCAGCGTCAAGAACACGCGCAAGATCACCAAGGCGATGCAGATGGTCGCCGCCGCGAAACTGCGCCGCGCGCAGGAGGCGGCCGAGGCTGCGCGTCCCTATGCCGACCGCATGGCCAGCGTCATGGCCGGGCTGACCGCCTCGGCGGCCGGTTCGGACAACGCGCCGCGCCTGTTGGCCGGCACCGGCGAGGATCGCCGCCACCTCTTGGTGGTGATGACCTCGGAGCGCGGGCTTGCGGGCGGGTTCAACTCGTCCATCGTCAAGCTGGCCCGGCAGCGCCTGAACGACCTGCAGGCCCAGGGCAAGCAGGTCGAAATCCTGACCGTCGGCAAGAAGGGCCGCGAGCAGCTCAAGCGCGAATACGGCAACCTGTTCGTGCATCACGTCGACATGAGCGAGGTCAAGCGCATCGGCTACGAGAACGCGCGCGGCATCGCCGATGAAATCCTGGACCGCTTCGATGCGGGCGGGTTCGACGTGGCGACGCTGTTCTACAACCGTTTCGAATCCGTCATCAGCCAGGTTCCGACCGCCCGGCAGATCATCCCCGCCGTGATCGAGGATGCGGGCGAGGCCGGCGCCTCGTCGCTCTACGACTACGAACCGGACGAGCACGCGATCCTGAACGACCTGCTGCCGCGTTCCGTGGCGACCCAGGTCTTCGCGGCGCTGCTGGAAAACGCGGCCTCGGAACAGGGTGCCCGGATGAGCGCGATGGACAACGCGACCCGCAACGCCGGCGACATGATCAACAAGCTGACCACCGAATACAACCGGACGCGTCAGGCTGCGATCACCAAGGAACTGATTGAAATCATCTCGGGCGCAGAGGCGCTCTGA
- the atpA gene encoding F0F1 ATP synthase subunit alpha has protein sequence MGIQAAEISAILKDQIKNFGQDAEVAEVGQVLSVGDGIARVYGLDKVQAGEMVEFPGGIRGMVLNLETDNVGVVIFGDDRSIKEGDTVKRTGAIVEVPTGKGLLGRVVDALGNPIDGKGPIVDPIMAVADVKAPGIMPRKSVHEPMATGLKSVDAMIPVGRGQRELIIGDRQTGKTAIALDTILNQANYNGREADGMKTLHCIYVAVGQKRSTVAQLVKKLEETGAMAYTTVVAATASDPAPMQYLAPYSATAMGEYFRDNGMDALIIYDDLSKQAVAYRQMSLLLRRPPGREAYPGDVFYLHSRLLERSAKLNENNGAGSLTALPIIETQAGDVSAYIPTNVISITDGQIFLETELFFQGIRPAVNTGLSVSRVGSAAQTKAMKSVAGPVKLELAQYREMAAFAQFGSDLDAATQKLLNRGARLTELMKQPQYAPLTNAEIVIVIYAGTKGYLDSVPVADVTKWEHGLLQYLRNQKASLLEDMTKNDRKVSGELEDAIKAALDGYAKTYA, from the coding sequence ATGGGAATCCAGGCTGCCGAAATCTCGGCCATCCTTAAGGATCAGATCAAGAATTTCGGTCAGGACGCCGAGGTGGCCGAGGTCGGGCAGGTGCTGTCCGTCGGTGACGGCATCGCCCGCGTCTATGGTCTGGACAAGGTTCAGGCCGGCGAGATGGTCGAATTCCCGGGCGGCATCCGCGGCATGGTGCTGAACCTCGAAACCGACAACGTCGGCGTCGTGATCTTCGGCGACGACCGTTCGATCAAGGAAGGCGACACCGTCAAGCGCACCGGCGCCATCGTGGAAGTCCCGACCGGCAAGGGCCTGCTCGGCCGCGTCGTCGACGCGCTCGGCAACCCGATCGACGGCAAGGGCCCGATCGTCGACCCGATCATGGCTGTGGCCGACGTCAAAGCCCCCGGCATCATGCCGCGCAAATCGGTGCACGAGCCGATGGCGACCGGCCTGAAATCGGTCGACGCCATGATCCCCGTCGGCCGCGGCCAGCGCGAGCTGATCATCGGCGACCGCCAGACCGGCAAGACCGCCATCGCCCTAGACACCATTCTGAACCAGGCGAACTACAACGGCCGCGAGGCCGATGGCATGAAGACCCTGCACTGCATCTATGTCGCCGTCGGCCAGAAGCGCTCGACCGTCGCCCAGCTGGTGAAGAAGCTGGAAGAGACCGGCGCCATGGCCTACACCACCGTCGTGGCCGCGACCGCCTCGGACCCGGCGCCGATGCAATACCTGGCGCCCTATTCGGCGACCGCCATGGGCGAATATTTCCGCGACAACGGCATGGATGCGCTGATCATCTATGACGACCTGTCCAAACAGGCCGTGGCTTACCGCCAGATGTCGCTCTTGCTGCGCCGTCCGCCGGGGCGCGAAGCCTATCCGGGCGACGTGTTCTATCTGCACTCGCGCCTGCTCGAGCGTTCGGCCAAGCTGAACGAGAACAACGGCGCCGGCTCGCTGACCGCGCTGCCGATCATCGAAACGCAAGCGGGCGACGTGTCGGCCTATATCCCGACCAACGTGATCTCGATCACCGACGGCCAGATCTTCCTGGAAACGGAACTGTTCTTCCAGGGCATCCGCCCGGCCGTGAACACCGGCCTGTCGGTGTCGCGCGTCGGTTCGGCCGCCCAGACCAAGGCGATGAAATCCGTCGCCGGCCCGGTCAAGCTGGAACTGGCCCAGTATCGCGAGATGGCGGCATTCGCGCAGTTCGGCTCGGACCTCGACGCCGCGACGCAGAAGCTGCTGAACCGCGGCGCGCGCCTGACCGAGCTGATGAAGCAGCCGCAATACGCGCCGCTGACCAATGCCGAGATCGTTATCGTGATCTATGCCGGCACCAAGGGCTATCTGGACAGCGTCCCGGTCGCGGACGTGACCAAATGGGAACACGGCCTGCTTCAGTATCTGCGCAACCAGAAAGCCAGCCTGCTTGAGGACATGACCAAGAACGACCGCAAGGTGTCGGGCGAGCTTGAGGATGCGATCAAGGCGGCTCTGGACGGTTACGCCAAGACCTACGCCTGA
- a CDS encoding F0F1 ATP synthase subunit epsilon: MADTMQFDLVSPERNLVSVPVREVRLPGAEGDLTAMPGHAPAIVNLRPGLVTVVAADGSETEFAVTGGFAEINNESVTLLAERGHPRAEMTQQVFSEMMAQAHRRVQAAKERESAGEEIVAAAVKLLADMEALGTHIGLDPNHSNFPH; encoded by the coding sequence ATGGCCGACACGATGCAGTTCGACCTCGTCTCGCCGGAGCGGAACCTGGTGTCCGTCCCGGTGCGCGAGGTGCGCCTGCCCGGCGCCGAGGGCGACCTGACGGCGATGCCCGGCCATGCGCCGGCCATCGTCAACCTGCGCCCCGGTCTGGTGACCGTGGTGGCGGCGGACGGCTCGGAAACGGAATTCGCGGTGACCGGCGGCTTTGCCGAGATCAACAACGAATCCGTCACCCTGCTGGCCGAGCGCGGCCACCCGCGGGCCGAGATGACGCAACAGGTCTTCAGCGAGATGATGGCGCAAGCCCATCGTCGCGTTCAGGCCGCCAAGGAGCGTGAATCGGCCGGCGAGGAAATCGTCGCCGCCGCCGTCAAGCTGCTGGCCGACATGGAGGCGCTCGGCACCCATATCGGGCTGGACCCGAACCACTCGAATTTCCCGCACTAA
- a CDS encoding H-type lectin domain-containing protein, with protein MRRFGHFAVGVEQGSVEMFSAFESGGPMWTGQGPRLEVQRVHFDESFAEPPVVHVALSMWDIDRNANQRADIQAANVTRQGFELQFRTWGDTRVARVRANWLAIGPTRYEDDFDAH; from the coding sequence TTGCGGCGTTTCGGACATTTTGCGGTCGGGGTCGAGCAGGGCTCGGTCGAGATGTTCTCGGCCTTTGAAAGCGGCGGTCCGATGTGGACCGGCCAGGGGCCGCGGCTCGAGGTGCAGCGCGTGCATTTCGACGAAAGCTTCGCCGAGCCGCCGGTGGTGCATGTGGCCCTGAGCATGTGGGATATCGACCGCAACGCCAACCAGCGCGCCGACATCCAGGCGGCAAATGTCACCCGGCAGGGGTTCGAGTTGCAATTCCGGACCTGGGGCGATACCCGGGTTGCGCGGGTACGCGCCAATTGGCTGGCCATCGGCCCGACCCGCTACGAAGACGACTTCGACGCCCATTGA
- a CDS encoding 2-hydroxychromene-2-carboxylate isomerase, producing MAHIDYYFGTPSPWSYLAGDRLERIAEKHGATVTYKPVDLLQLFDRTGGVRPANRHPSRLEYRAQELRRWSETLDMRLNLKPAFWPVNPAPSSYAIIAAQAAGGGDLPGLVQRFLRAVWADEENIAEDAVIRAKLSASGFDPALADKGLFIGAETFGRNLEQAVEAGVFGAPFYVVRETGERFWGQDRLDFLDRHLAGL from the coding sequence ATGGCGCATATCGACTATTACTTCGGCACCCCCAGCCCGTGGAGCTATCTGGCCGGCGACCGGCTGGAGCGGATCGCGGAAAAGCACGGCGCCACCGTCACCTACAAGCCCGTCGATTTGCTGCAGCTTTTCGACCGCACCGGCGGCGTGCGCCCGGCGAACCGACACCCCTCGCGCCTGGAATATCGCGCGCAAGAGCTGCGCCGCTGGTCCGAGACCCTGGACATGCGCCTGAATCTCAAGCCCGCCTTCTGGCCGGTGAACCCGGCGCCCTCGTCCTATGCCATCATCGCCGCGCAAGCGGCGGGCGGCGGCGACCTGCCCGGCCTGGTCCAGCGCTTCCTGCGCGCGGTCTGGGCGGATGAGGAGAACATCGCCGAGGATGCGGTGATCCGCGCCAAGCTGTCGGCCTCGGGCTTCGACCCGGCGCTGGCGGACAAGGGGCTGTTCATCGGCGCCGAGACCTTCGGACGCAATCTGGAACAGGCGGTCGAGGCCGGCGTCTTCGGCGCGCCCTTCTATGTCGTGCGCGAAACCGGCGAGCGGTTCTGGGGCCAGGACCGGCTGGATTTCCTGGACCGGCACCTGGCAGGGCTGTGA
- a CDS encoding F0F1 ATP synthase subunit delta: MTVANSASISADIAGRYAQALFDLVRDAGGVDALSAQIDELASAYDASEDLRELTVSPLYDRQQQEAALGALATKMGLSPELANTLRLMAKNRRLFALPQFVAKLRGLIADARGEVTADVVSAQALSDDQKSRLTDALAAKSGKKVKLNARVDESLIGGMIVKLGSQMIDSSIRSKLASLQNAMKEVG, from the coding sequence ATGACCGTGGCCAATTCCGCTTCGATTTCCGCTGATATCGCCGGGCGTTATGCGCAGGCCCTGTTCGATCTGGTCCGGGATGCGGGGGGGGTCGACGCCCTTTCAGCCCAGATCGACGAACTGGCCTCGGCCTATGACGCCAGCGAGGATCTGCGCGAGCTGACCGTTTCGCCCCTCTACGACCGCCAGCAGCAGGAAGCGGCGCTGGGTGCGCTGGCCACGAAAATGGGCCTGTCGCCCGAACTGGCCAATACGTTGCGGCTGATGGCCAAGAACCGGCGGCTGTTCGCGCTGCCGCAGTTCGTCGCCAAGCTGCGCGGTCTGATCGCCGACGCGCGCGGCGAGGTCACCGCCGACGTGGTGAGTGCCCAGGCGCTGAGCGACGACCAGAAGTCCCGCCTGACCGACGCGCTGGCCGCGAAATCGGGCAAGAAGGTGAAACTGAACGCGCGCGTCGATGAAAGCCTCATCGGCGGCATGATCGTCAAACTGGGCTCGCAGATGATCGACAGCTCGATCCGCTCCAAGCTCGCCTCCCTCCAGAATGCTATGAAAGAGGTCGGATAA
- the atpD gene encoding F0F1 ATP synthase subunit beta yields the protein MAEAKGKITQVIGAVVDVQFEGQLPAILNALETENNGKRLVLEVAQHLGENTVRTIAMDATEGLVRGLPVSDTGSPITVPVGDVTLGRILNVVGEPVDEGAPLNVTERRAIHQPAPDFASQATASEILVTGIKVIDLLAPYSKGGKIGLFGGAGVGKTVLIMELINNIAKVHSGYSVFAGVGERTREGNDLYHEMVESGVIKPDDLSKSQVALVYGQMNEPPGARMRVALTGLTVAEQFRDATGTDVLFFVDNIFRFTQAGSEVSALLGRIPSAVGYQPTLATDMGAMQERITSTKNGSITSIQAVYVPADDLTDPAPATTFAHLDATTVLSRAISELGIYPAVDPLDSNSRILDPAVVGEDHYNTARAVQGILQKYKSLQDIIAILGMDELSEEDKLTVARARKIQRFLSQPFDVAKVFTGSDGVQVPLEDTIKSFKAVVNGEYDHLPEAAFYMVGGIEDVKAKAQRLAADAA from the coding sequence ATGGCAGAGGCCAAAGGAAAAATCACGCAGGTGATCGGCGCCGTGGTGGACGTGCAGTTCGAGGGCCAGCTGCCCGCGATTCTGAACGCTCTGGAAACCGAGAACAACGGCAAGCGTCTGGTGCTGGAAGTGGCTCAGCACCTGGGCGAGAACACCGTCCGCACCATCGCCATGGACGCGACCGAAGGTCTGGTTCGCGGCCTACCCGTCTCCGATACCGGTTCGCCGATCACCGTTCCGGTGGGTGACGTGACGCTGGGCCGCATCCTGAACGTCGTCGGCGAGCCGGTGGACGAGGGTGCGCCGCTGAACGTCACCGAGCGCCGTGCGATCCACCAGCCGGCGCCGGACTTCGCGTCGCAGGCGACCGCGTCCGAGATCCTGGTCACCGGCATCAAGGTCATCGACCTGCTGGCGCCCTATTCCAAGGGCGGCAAGATCGGCCTGTTCGGCGGCGCCGGCGTGGGCAAGACCGTTCTGATCATGGAACTGATCAACAACATCGCCAAGGTGCACTCGGGTTACTCGGTGTTCGCGGGCGTCGGCGAACGGACCCGTGAAGGCAACGACCTCTATCACGAGATGGTGGAATCGGGCGTCATCAAGCCGGACGACCTGTCGAAGTCGCAGGTGGCGCTGGTCTATGGCCAGATGAACGAGCCTCCGGGCGCGCGGATGCGCGTCGCGCTGACCGGCCTGACCGTGGCCGAGCAGTTCCGCGACGCCACCGGCACCGACGTTCTGTTCTTCGTCGACAACATCTTCCGCTTCACGCAGGCCGGTTCGGAAGTGTCGGCGCTGCTGGGCCGCATCCCGTCCGCCGTGGGCTATCAGCCGACGCTGGCCACCGACATGGGCGCGATGCAGGAACGCATCACCTCGACCAAGAACGGCTCGATCACCTCGATCCAGGCCGTCTACGTTCCGGCCGACGACCTGACCGACCCGGCGCCGGCCACGACCTTTGCCCACCTCGACGCCACGACCGTTCTGTCGCGCGCGATCTCGGAACTGGGCATCTACCCGGCCGTGGACCCGCTGGACTCGAACAGCCGGATCCTCGACCCGGCCGTCGTGGGCGAAGACCACTACAACACCGCCCGCGCGGTGCAGGGCATCCTGCAGAAATACAAGTCGCTGCAGGATATCATCGCCATCCTCGGCATGGACGAACTGTCGGAAGAAGACAAACTGACCGTGGCCCGCGCCCGCAAGATCCAGCGCTTCCTGTCGCAGCCTTTCGACGTGGCGAAGGTCTTCACCGGCTCGGACGGCGTTCAGGTTCCGCTGGAAGACACGATCAAGTCGTTCAAGGCCGTGGTGAACGGCGAATACGACCACTTGCCGGAGGCGGCCTTCTACATGGTCGGCGGCATCGAGGACGTGAAAGCCAAGGCGCAGCGCCTCGCCGCTGACGCGGCGTAA